In Spinacia oleracea cultivar Varoflay chromosome 5, BTI_SOV_V1, whole genome shotgun sequence, a single window of DNA contains:
- the LOC110796473 gene encoding COP9 signalosome complex subunit 2, translated as MGSDADMEDYGFEYSDDDADEQDVDIENQYYNSKGLVETDPEGALSGFSEVVRMEPDKADWGFKALKQTVKLYYRLGKYKEMMEAYREMLTYIKSAVTRNYSEKCINNIMDFVSGSASHNFDLLQEFYQTTLRALEEAKNERLWFKTNLKLCKIWFDMGEYGRMNKILKELHKSCQKEDGTDDQKKGTQLLEVYAIEIQMYTETKNNKKLKQLYQKALTVKSAIPHPRIMGIIHECGGKMHMAERQWAEAATDFFEAFKNYDEAGNQRRIQCLKYLVLANMLMESEVNPFDGQEAKPYKNDPEILAMTNLIAAYQRNEILEFEKILKSNRRTIMDDPFIRNYIEDLLKNIRTQVLLKLIKPYTRIRIPFISKELNVPEADVEQLLVSLILDNRVQGHIDQVNRLLERSDRSKGMNKYTAVDKWNTQLKSLYRTVGNRVG; from the exons ATGGGCTCCG ATGCGGATATGGAAGATTACGGATTCGAGTATTCTGACGACGACGCGGACGAGCAAGATGTTGACATTGAGAATCAGTACTATAATTCCAAAG GTTTGGTTGAAACTGACCCTGAAGGTGCTCTTTCCGGTTTTTCTGAAGTGGTTCGCATGGAACCAGACAAGGCAGACTG GGGTTTCAAGGCATTAAAGCAAACAGTGAAGCTTTATTATCGACTGGGAAAGTATAAAGAGATGATGGAAGCATACAGGGAGATGTTGACTTACATTAAATCAGCTGTTACTAGAAATTATAGTGAGAAATGTATAAACAACATTATGGATTTTGTTTCCGGGTCAGCCAGCCACAATTTTGATCTCCTGCAAGAGTTCTACCAAACAACACTGAGAGCTCTTGAAGAGGCCAAAAATGAG AGGCTGTGGTTTAAAACTAATCTAAAGCTGTGCAAGATCTGGTTTGACATGGGTGAATATGGGCGAATGAACAAG ATATTGAAGGAACTTCACAAATCATGTCAAAAAGAAGATGGTACAGATGATCAGAAGAAAGGAACACAGCTGTTGGAGGTTTATGCAATTGAGATTCAAATGTATACTGAGACCAAGAACAACAAGAAACTCAAG CAACTGTACCAGAAGGCACTAACTGTTAAGTCTGCAATACCCCATCCGAGGATAATGGGAATAATTCATGAATGTGGAGGGAAAATGCACATGGCAGAGCGTCAGTGGGCAGAAGCAGCGACAGACTTTTTTGAAGCATTCAAGAATTATGATGAAGCTGGAAACCAACGGCGTATCCAATGTTTGAA ATACTTGGTACTTGCAAACATGTTAATGGAATCTGAGGTGAATCCATTTGACGGACAAGAAGCAAAGCC TTACAAAAATGATCCTGAAATCTTGGCAATGACTAACTTGATAGCAGCTTATCAGCGGAACGAGATTCTGGAGTTTGAGAAGATTTTGAAG AGTAACAGGAGAACAATTATGGACGATCCCTTCATCAGAAATTACATTGAAGACCTGTTGAAAAATATAAGAACACAAGTATTGCTCAAGCTAATCAAGCCTTACACGAGAATCAGAATACCTTTCATATCCAAG GAACTTAATGTCCCGGAAGCAGATGTTGAGCAGTTGTTAGTGTCGCTAATTCTGGACAACCGAGTTCAAGGACACATTGACCAAGTGAACAGACTATTGGAGCGCAGTGACCG GTCCAAGGGAATGAACAAGTATACAGCCGTTGACAAATGGAACACACAGCTTAAGTCACTGTATCGAACAGTTGGCAATAGAGTTGGTTGA